The Halomonas denitrificans DNA window CCGATCGATGAAGGGCTGCCAGAACTCCTTCAGCAGCGGCACCCAGTCGTGCTCGCCGCGCGAGATGGCATCCAGCTCGTCTTCGAGTCGCGCGGTGAAGTCGTAGTCGACATAGCGGTCGAAGTGCTGGGACAGGAACTTCGCGACCACACGGCCGGTGGCCGTCGGCGTGAACCGCCGGCTCTCCAGCTCGACGTACTCGCGGTCCTTCAACGTCTGGATGATCGACGAATAGGTCGACGGACGGCCGATCCCGTAGTCTTCCAGCGCCTTGACCAGGCTGGCTTCGGAATAGCGCGGCGGCGGCTCGGTGAAGTGCTGCTCCGGCCGGATCGCGACCAGCGGCACCGAAGCGCCCTCGTCGAGCTCCGGCAAGCGATTGTCCTTGTCGGCCTGGGCATCGGCGTAGACCTTGAGGAAGCCCGGCGCAACCAGCGTCGAGCCGTTGGCGCGGAAGGTCGCATCGCCGACGTCGAACTCGGCGGCCACCGTGTCGTAGACCGCCGGCACCATCTGGCTGGCTACGGCCCGGTTCCAGATCAGCTGGTAGAGCCGGTACTGGTCGTCGCTGAGATGCGACTTGAGCTTGATCGGCGTCAGGGCCGCGGAGGTCGGCCGGATCGCCTCGTGGGCCTCCTGCGCGTTCTTGCTCTTCGACTGGTAGAAGTTCGGTTTTTCCGGCAGCGTTTCGGCGCCGTACTCGCACTCGATCACCTGGCGGATCTCGTTGATCGCATCGCCGGCCAGGGCGACCGAATCGGTTCGCATGTAGGTGATCAGGCCCTCGGTGCCCTGGCCCGTGTCGATGCCCTCGTAGAGCTGCTGGGCGATCTGCATCGTCCGCCGGGTCGTGAAGCGGAGCCGTCGCGCGGCTTCCTGCTGCAGCGTGGAGGTGATGAACGGCGGCTGGGCGCGGCGGCGGCGCTGACGCTTGGTGATCCGGGCCACTTCGAAGCGCCCTGCGGCCGCCTCTTCGATCTGCTTGCGCACCGCCTCGGCGCGCGACGCGTCGGTGATGTCGAACTGCTCGAACTTCTCGCCGTCGAGCTTGACCAGGTTGGCCTGGAACGCCTGGCCCTCCTCGTCTTCGCCTTCGCTACCGAGGTCGGCCTCGATGGACCAGTACTCCCGGGCCTCGAACTTCTCGATCTCTTCCTCGCGCTCGACGATCATGCACAGCGCCGGCGACTGGACGCGGCCGGCCGACAGGCCGCGCCGCACCTTCTTCCACAGCAGCGGGGAAAGGTTAAAGCCGACCAGGTAGTCGAGGGCGCGACGGGCCTGCTGGGCGTCGACCAGCGAGTCGGCCAGTTCGCGCGGCTGCTCGATGGCCTTCTTGATCGCCTTCGGCGTGATCTCGCTGAACACTACCCGGTGAACCGGCTTTCCGCTGTTGACGCCGCGGTCCTTGAGGATCTCGGCGATGTGCCAGGAAATGGCCTCGCCCTCGCGGTCGAGGTCGGTGGCGAGATAGATGGCTTCGGCGTTCTTCGCGGCCTTGACGATCTTGTCGACGTGCTTCTTGTTGCGGTCGATGATGTCGTACTTCATCGCGAAGTCCTGCTCGGGATCGACCGCACCCTCCTTCGGCACCAGGTCGCGCACGTGGCCGTAGGAGGCAAGCACCTCGAACTCCTTGCCGAGATACTTGTTGATGGTCGTGGCCTTGGCCGGCGACTCTACGATGAGCAGGTTCTTCGCCATGGATTCCTTGGGTTTCCGGGCAATGCGGAACGCGTCCGCATCGCGGTGTCGATCAGTGCCTGTACTGGCCGTCCTCGTCGAACATCAGGTCTTCCATCCAGGCGTAGTTGGCTTCCTGGCCCGGCTGGTTGAACAGCACCATCAGGACGACCCACTTGAGGTCCTCGAGCCCGATCTCCTCGACATCCAGGGCCATCAGGCGGTCCAGGACGAGTTCGCGACGCGCCGGATCGAGCACGCCGACGTTCTCCAGGTCGATCAGGAAGCCGTGCGCATCGACATCGATGCGGCGAAGTTCCTCGGCGGAGAACACCCGGACCGATCCGGCCGGTGTCGGGTCCGCGTCGGCCAGCTTGCGCTGCTCGGCAAGGCCGTCCAGCCAGCCGAAGGCGCGGTCGATCTCGCCGTGCGAGAACCCGGCCTGCTCCAGCGATTCGCTGAGGGAATCCCGATCGGGCTCGGCTTCGGGCTCGTCGTAGATGTAGTTCTCGAACAGGTACATCAGCAGGTCGAGCACGTTTTCCTTCATGAGTTCCTTTCCGTGTTCGTTCCGGTCCGGCTGTACCGGCCACCTGCATGGGCTGCAACCCGACCTTCGAGTTCCAGCGACAACAGGATGGACGATACCGCCGACGTCGTCAATTCGGTGCGGTCGATCACCGCCTCCACCGGGGTCGGATCGAAGCCCAGCGCCTCGAG harbors:
- a CDS encoding DNA topoisomerase I; the protein is MAKNLLIVESPAKATTINKYLGKEFEVLASYGHVRDLVPKEGAVDPEQDFAMKYDIIDRNKKHVDKIVKAAKNAEAIYLATDLDREGEAISWHIAEILKDRGVNSGKPVHRVVFSEITPKAIKKAIEQPRELADSLVDAQQARRALDYLVGFNLSPLLWKKVRRGLSAGRVQSPALCMIVEREEEIEKFEAREYWSIEADLGSEGEDEEGQAFQANLVKLDGEKFEQFDITDASRAEAVRKQIEEAAAGRFEVARITKRQRRRRAQPPFITSTLQQEAARRLRFTTRRTMQIAQQLYEGIDTGQGTEGLITYMRTDSVALAGDAINEIRQVIECEYGAETLPEKPNFYQSKSKNAQEAHEAIRPTSAALTPIKLKSHLSDDQYRLYQLIWNRAVASQMVPAVYDTVAAEFDVGDATFRANGSTLVAPGFLKVYADAQADKDNRLPELDEGASVPLVAIRPEQHFTEPPPRYSEASLVKALEDYGIGRPSTYSSIIQTLKDREYVELESRRFTPTATGRVVAKFLSQHFDRYVDYDFTARLEDELDAISRGEHDWVPLLKEFWQPFIDRVNEKEESVSRQEAQQARELGTDPKSGKPVIVRLGRYGPFAQIGQAEDEEKPEFAGLRQGQKMETITLEEALELFKLPRDLGETPDGEPVQANIGRFGPYIRYGKRNFVSLKDVDPHDVTLEQALELVAEHKQMLKDRIIKTFEAEGIEILKGRYGPFVTDGKRNASVPKDVEPADLTLEECQKMLAEAPPKGRRGKFGKKKAGKKKASKKKTSKKKASKKKASKKKASKKKASKKKASKK
- a CDS encoding DUF494 domain-containing protein codes for the protein MLDLLMYLFENYIYDEPEAEPDRDSLSESLEQAGFSHGEIDRAFGWLDGLAEQRKLADADPTPAGSVRVFSAEELRRIDVDAHGFLIDLENVGVLDPARRELVLDRLMALDVEEIGLEDLKWVVLMVLFNQPGQEANYAWMEDLMFDEDGQYRH